From Actinoplanes oblitus, a single genomic window includes:
- a CDS encoding sensor histidine kinase: MYRRALARTALFTLLYAAAVYAGRKTAMVADGVSLVWPAAGVAVVWYCAIRGAPTRHLDMLLLAVILGVGNWRTGASAAVGVVAGLVGLIQVGIFRWTLRRWRPHLWGAGGTDCLRSPPDLWALFGAGLACSIGANVASLLGRWLVTGSIPVALSVMSVARHMASILIFGAVGIFIGAALSAPSRPPEQRPPGAGPLGAGPLGAEPLEAEPLEAEPLEARAPETRPSEAKAPETRPSETGPSEARPPEARAPEQRTPEPRHAAIWRAAETATILTLSILGQVAAFTLEHRLPLSFMLLGFTVVVGARLRTPWVLLHSLVVSLVAIEYTLLGSGPFAQVGDVSQRAVIVQLFCILATLVGLSLSLARDERRVLLAALAQEKAELETQRRQAAHHADLLTAIIDSMADGLAVIGPDRRVVLHNPAVVTLLGSASGWQGLYHPDGTPFDPRALAGEEVTGVDLLVRNPAVPDGRVVRVTATSLLHPDGTRSAVVLFHDVTAERRHRDELTNFAGVVAHDLLNPLASIEGWTAAAQDVLGDVPEDPNLDQGLAYLARLSRASARMRGLIDGLLAYTTAREAAVAPVRVELNDVVADICLARTDAAVAAGKPEPVFDIGTLPPVQADPVLVRQLLDNLIGNAIKYTAPGVIPTLRISAVLSSVGSSSDRSSSLVGAAAPPGGMVTVRIADNGIGIPEGQHDAIFGNFHRAHAGGGYLGTGLGLAICKRIVERHGGAIAATDNPDGGSCFAFTLPAAVTPATATPPVLSPA, encoded by the coding sequence CTCGCCCGGACCGCGCTCTTCACCCTCCTGTACGCCGCCGCGGTCTATGCCGGGCGCAAGACCGCGATGGTCGCCGACGGCGTCAGTCTGGTCTGGCCGGCGGCCGGTGTCGCCGTCGTCTGGTACTGCGCGATCCGCGGCGCGCCCACCCGCCACCTGGACATGCTGCTGCTCGCGGTGATCCTCGGCGTCGGCAACTGGCGGACCGGCGCGTCGGCGGCGGTCGGCGTGGTCGCCGGGCTGGTCGGCCTGATCCAGGTCGGGATCTTCCGGTGGACGCTGCGCCGCTGGCGGCCCCACCTGTGGGGCGCCGGCGGCACCGACTGCCTGCGCTCGCCGCCCGACCTGTGGGCGCTCTTCGGCGCCGGGCTGGCCTGCAGCATCGGCGCCAACGTCGCCAGCCTGCTCGGCCGTTGGCTGGTCACCGGCTCGATACCGGTGGCGCTCTCGGTCATGTCGGTGGCCCGGCACATGGCCAGCATCCTGATCTTCGGGGCGGTCGGGATCTTCATCGGCGCGGCGCTGTCCGCGCCGTCGCGACCGCCAGAACAGCGGCCCCCGGGAGCAGGGCCGCTGGGAGCAGGGCCGCTGGGAGCAGAGCCGCTGGAAGCAGAGCCGCTGGAAGCAGAGCCGCTGGAAGCACGCGCCCCGGAAACACGGCCGTCGGAAGCAAAAGCACCGGAAACACGGCCGTCAGAAACAGGGCCGTCAGAAGCACGGCCCCCGGAAGCACGCGCGCCGGAACAGCGGACACCGGAACCCCGGCACGCCGCGATCTGGCGGGCGGCGGAGACCGCGACCATCCTGACGTTGAGCATTCTCGGACAGGTCGCCGCGTTCACCCTCGAACACCGGTTGCCGCTCTCGTTCATGCTGCTGGGCTTCACCGTGGTGGTCGGCGCCCGGCTGCGCACCCCGTGGGTCCTGCTGCACAGCCTGGTGGTCAGTCTCGTGGCGATCGAGTACACGTTGCTCGGCTCCGGACCGTTCGCGCAGGTGGGCGACGTGAGCCAGCGGGCCGTGATCGTGCAGCTGTTCTGCATCCTGGCCACCCTGGTCGGGCTCTCGCTGTCACTGGCCCGGGACGAGCGGCGGGTGCTGCTGGCCGCGCTCGCCCAGGAGAAGGCGGAACTGGAGACGCAACGGCGGCAGGCGGCCCACCACGCCGACCTGCTCACCGCGATCATCGACTCGATGGCCGACGGGCTCGCGGTGATCGGCCCGGACCGGCGGGTGGTGCTGCACAATCCGGCAGTGGTCACGCTACTCGGCAGCGCCTCGGGGTGGCAGGGGCTCTACCATCCGGACGGAACGCCGTTCGACCCGCGGGCGCTCGCCGGGGAGGAGGTGACCGGCGTCGACCTGCTGGTCCGCAATCCGGCGGTGCCCGACGGCCGGGTGGTCCGGGTGACCGCCACGTCGCTGCTGCACCCGGACGGGACGCGCAGCGCGGTGGTGCTCTTCCACGATGTCACGGCGGAACGGCGGCACCGCGACGAGCTGACCAACTTCGCCGGGGTGGTGGCGCACGATCTGCTCAACCCGCTCGCCAGCATCGAGGGGTGGACGGCGGCGGCTCAGGACGTGCTCGGTGACGTGCCCGAGGACCCCAACCTGGATCAGGGGCTGGCCTACCTGGCCCGGCTGTCGCGGGCGTCGGCACGGATGCGGGGGCTGATCGACGGGTTGCTGGCGTACACGACGGCCCGGGAGGCGGCCGTCGCGCCGGTCCGGGTGGAGCTGAACGACGTGGTCGCGGACATCTGCCTGGCCCGGACGGACGCGGCGGTGGCGGCGGGGAAACCGGAACCGGTCTTCGACATCGGCACGCTGCCGCCGGTCCAGGCCGATCCGGTTCTGGTACGCCAGTTGCTGGACAACCTGATCGGGAATGCGATCAAGTACACCGCTCCCGGCGTGATCCCCACGTTGCGGATCAGCGCGGTTCTGTCCTCCGTCGGTTCGTCGTCCGATCGCTCCTCCTCTCTCGTGGGTGCCGCTGCGCCGCCGGGCGGGATGGTGACCGTGCGGATCGCCGACAACGGCATCGGGATCCCGGAAGGTCAGCACGACGCCATCTTCGGCAACTTCCACCGGGCACACGCCGGGGGCGGCTATCTGGGCACCGGCCTCGGCCTGGCCATCTGCAAACGGATCGTGGAACGCCACGGCGGTGCCATCGCCGCCACCGACAACCCGGACGGCGGTTCCTGCTTCGCCTTCACCCTTCCCGCCGCCGTCACGCCGGCCACCGCGACTCCTCCGGTCCTCTCCCCAGCCTGA
- a CDS encoding methyl-accepting chemotaxis protein, translated as MPVWLVLIGVLVVVGAGAAVALRQRAARATAAEADGGPATLAEARRTIAALSEALRDRDAELEQLQADRAVQLQSTALQQKQQQQTLRRRAKEAIDSTAAVIGAKLEDVVVQVGAARDAASATHEGVSLTNDAAAALVQRAHSADEAATALNASLRQVAGIASVISGIASQTRLLALNATIEAVRAGAAGSGFAVVADEVKSLADTTADSTEQITSTIATLEADVAQMGQTLSAIIHDVGDIENAMRQLDGIADQQHDIVMRLHRSVDATMAQIGDLSDVAERLERRRHDRLAIEGTVRVSVPSRPQPITAQMVDLSSDGLGCTIPPDVPVSAGDLVRTEFTLPGLTGTVDAKVMRRTARDGVIEIGLQFQDLPAATRNQIDTYLTGLNAATD; from the coding sequence ATGCCGGTGTGGCTGGTCCTGATCGGGGTTCTGGTCGTGGTGGGCGCCGGGGCCGCCGTCGCCCTCCGGCAGCGGGCGGCGCGAGCCACCGCGGCTGAGGCGGACGGCGGGCCGGCGACGCTGGCCGAGGCGCGGCGGACGATCGCCGCGTTGTCGGAGGCGTTGCGGGACCGGGACGCCGAGCTGGAGCAGTTGCAGGCGGACCGGGCAGTGCAGCTGCAGTCCACCGCCCTGCAGCAGAAACAGCAGCAGCAGACGCTGCGGCGGCGGGCCAAGGAGGCGATCGACAGCACCGCCGCGGTGATCGGCGCCAAGCTGGAGGACGTGGTCGTGCAGGTCGGGGCGGCCCGGGACGCCGCGTCCGCCACGCACGAGGGCGTCTCGCTGACCAACGACGCGGCCGCGGCGCTGGTCCAGCGGGCGCACAGCGCGGACGAGGCGGCTACCGCACTCAACGCCAGCCTGCGACAGGTCGCCGGGATCGCCAGCGTGATCTCCGGAATCGCCTCGCAGACGCGGTTGCTCGCGCTGAACGCGACCATCGAGGCGGTCCGGGCGGGCGCCGCGGGCAGCGGGTTCGCGGTGGTCGCCGACGAGGTGAAGAGCCTGGCCGACACCACGGCGGACTCGACCGAGCAGATCACCAGCACGATCGCGACGCTGGAGGCGGACGTGGCGCAGATGGGCCAGACGCTCAGCGCGATCATCCACGACGTCGGCGACATCGAGAACGCGATGCGCCAGCTCGACGGGATCGCCGACCAGCAGCACGACATCGTGATGCGGCTGCACCGCAGCGTGGACGCCACGATGGCACAGATCGGCGACCTGTCCGATGTGGCCGAGCGGCTGGAGCGCCGCCGCCACGACCGGCTCGCCATCGAGGGTACGGTCCGGGTGTCGGTCCCGTCCCGGCCGCAGCCGATCACCGCGCAGATGGTCGACCTCAGCTCGGACGGCCTCGGCTGCACCATCCCGCCGGACGTGCCGGTGTCGGCCGGCGACCTGGTCCGCACCGAGTTCACCCTGCCCGGCCTGACCGGCACGGTCGACGCCAAGGTCATGCGCCGCACCGCGCGGGACGGCGTCATCGAGATCGGCCTGCAGTTCCAGGACCTGCCCGCCGCCACCCGCAACCAGATCGACACCTATCTGACCGGGCTCAACGCCGCCACGGACTGA
- a CDS encoding TetR/AcrR family transcriptional regulator, whose protein sequence is MARRTGRRPGNPDTRESILDAARAAFADKGYDGASIRAIATGAGVDPALVHHYFGTKDKLFLAAMQAPMDPLDVIEAAAEGDRAEVGARFVRVFLRIWDGPGGAAGVALLRSAVGTEWTAKLFREFVVSQILRRAVPRLGLDEAEGPLRVSLVAGHMAGIALARYVIKVEPLASAPAEAIVAAIGPSLQRYLMDPLPGVFDLAESATPPA, encoded by the coding sequence ATGGCACGGCGGACCGGGCGGCGGCCCGGCAACCCGGACACCCGCGAATCCATCCTCGACGCCGCGCGGGCGGCGTTCGCGGACAAGGGCTACGACGGTGCGTCGATCCGGGCCATCGCCACCGGCGCCGGGGTCGACCCGGCGCTGGTGCACCACTATTTCGGCACCAAGGACAAACTGTTCCTGGCCGCCATGCAGGCGCCGATGGACCCGCTCGACGTGATCGAGGCGGCGGCCGAGGGGGATCGCGCCGAGGTGGGCGCCCGGTTCGTCAGGGTGTTCCTGCGGATCTGGGACGGACCGGGCGGCGCGGCCGGGGTGGCGCTGCTGCGCTCCGCCGTCGGCACCGAGTGGACCGCCAAGCTGTTCCGGGAGTTCGTGGTCAGCCAGATCCTGCGCCGGGCGGTGCCGCGGCTCGGCCTGGACGAGGCGGAGGGGCCGCTGCGGGTCAGCCTGGTCGCCGGCCACATGGCCGGGATCGCCTTGGCGCGCTATGTGATCAAGGTGGAACCGCTGGCCTCGGCGCCGGCCGAGGCGATAGTGGCGGCGATCGGGCCGTCGCTCCAGCGGTACCTGATGGATCCGCTGCCCGGCGTCTTCGACCTCGCGGAGAGCGCCACACCGCCGGCCTAG
- a CDS encoding ABC transporter permease: MILLSTIKRILTQLRHDPRTIALIIVVPTLLMTLIYFMYDDQPRAFDRIALTMLGVFPFIVMFLITSIAMLRERTTGTLERLFTTPVGKLDLLFGYGIAFGLAAAAQAAVAAGFAYWVLDMRTAGAVGLVVLIAVANAVLGVALGLLCSAFARTEFQAVQFMPLVVAPQLFLCGLFVPREAMVGWLQAVSDVLPMSYSVEALNEVGMHADPTGTMWRDLAIVLGAVIVALAVGAATLRRRTA, encoded by the coding sequence ATGATCCTGCTGAGCACCATCAAGCGCATCCTCACCCAGCTGCGGCACGACCCGCGGACCATCGCACTGATCATCGTGGTGCCGACGCTGCTGATGACCCTGATCTACTTCATGTACGACGACCAGCCCCGGGCCTTCGACCGGATCGCGCTCACCATGCTCGGGGTGTTCCCGTTCATCGTGATGTTCCTGATCACCTCGATCGCCATGCTCCGGGAGCGCACCACCGGCACCCTGGAGCGGCTGTTCACCACGCCGGTCGGCAAGCTCGACCTGCTCTTCGGCTACGGCATCGCGTTCGGGCTGGCGGCCGCGGCGCAGGCGGCGGTCGCGGCCGGCTTCGCGTACTGGGTGCTGGACATGCGCACCGCCGGCGCGGTCGGGCTGGTCGTGCTGATCGCGGTGGCCAACGCGGTGCTCGGGGTTGCCCTGGGGCTGCTGTGCAGCGCGTTCGCCCGGACCGAGTTCCAGGCGGTGCAGTTCATGCCGCTCGTGGTGGCGCCGCAGCTGTTCCTCTGTGGGCTGTTCGTGCCCCGGGAGGCGATGGTCGGCTGGTTGCAGGCGGTCAGCGACGTGCTGCCGATGTCCTACTCCGTGGAGGCGCTCAACGAGGTCGGGATGCACGCCGATCCGACCGGCACGATGTGGCGGGACCTGGCGATAGTGCTGGGCGCGGTGATCGTCGCGCTCGCGGTGGGCGCCGCGACGCTGCGGCGCCGGACGGCATGA